One Streptomyces hundungensis DNA segment encodes these proteins:
- a CDS encoding serine hydrolase domain-containing protein, producing the protein MFLLRPDHRRARLAGTTAALAAALLVTVVPAQAAPSPTPAAASAAESAAAISGGLDRKALGASLDAVHTAGMYGANAAVRDGEQRWLGATGVADIGTGRPMRPNLQYRVGSVTKAFTSVAVLQQVAKERIDLDAPIGRYLPETVPGERGRAITVRMLLNHTSGIGDYVLGAFPSLGQSSTKSLDDNRFRRFSPEELARLGLDAAPTGRPGEKWSYSNTNYVIAGMLIRKVTGEDAEAYITRAVIQKAGLRDTYFPRSPRIAGPHPRMYESFYGLIDPPRDYSVYDMSWAGTAGALVSTTADLEDFYRKLLRGRLLPAAQLHEMQTTVPVLDDAGTTVMNYGLGIYVVELPCGRFWGHDGAVFGAGANVLSSVDGKRQLALTYNLMKYQKVGTDGKLEPSPIDAALNAFALQALCPAGTGERTAGPAAPAAPLPRTQDLAPATAPRR; encoded by the coding sequence ATGTTCTTGTTGCGCCCGGACCACCGACGCGCACGCCTCGCCGGCACCACCGCCGCACTGGCCGCGGCGCTGCTGGTGACGGTGGTGCCGGCCCAGGCCGCACCCTCTCCCACACCCGCCGCCGCTTCCGCCGCCGAATCCGCGGCCGCCATCTCGGGCGGCCTGGACCGCAAGGCCCTCGGTGCCTCGCTCGACGCGGTGCACACGGCGGGCATGTACGGAGCCAACGCGGCGGTCCGGGACGGCGAACAGCGGTGGCTGGGTGCCACAGGGGTCGCCGACATCGGCACCGGGCGCCCCATGCGACCCAATCTCCAGTACCGCGTGGGCAGTGTCACCAAGGCGTTCACCTCGGTGGCCGTGCTCCAGCAGGTGGCCAAGGAGCGCATCGACCTGGACGCCCCGATCGGCCGCTATCTGCCCGAGACCGTGCCCGGCGAACGAGGGCGGGCCATCACGGTACGGATGCTGCTCAATCACACCAGCGGCATAGGTGACTACGTCCTGGGCGCGTTCCCCTCCCTGGGGCAGTCGTCGACCAAGAGCCTGGACGACAACCGCTTCCGGCGCTTTTCCCCGGAGGAGTTGGCCCGCCTCGGCCTCGATGCGGCGCCCACCGGCCGGCCGGGTGAGAAGTGGTCGTACTCCAACACCAACTACGTCATCGCCGGAATGCTGATCCGGAAGGTCACGGGCGAGGACGCCGAGGCCTACATCACGCGCGCGGTCATCCAGAAGGCGGGCCTGCGCGACACCTACTTCCCGCGCTCGCCCCGAATCGCCGGCCCCCACCCCAGGATGTACGAGTCGTTCTACGGGCTGATCGATCCGCCGCGCGACTACAGCGTGTACGACATGTCATGGGCCGGGACCGCGGGCGCGCTGGTCTCCACCACCGCCGACCTCGAGGACTTCTACCGCAAGCTCCTGCGGGGCCGGCTCCTGCCCGCGGCCCAGCTCCACGAGATGCAGACCACGGTCCCCGTCCTCGATGACGCCGGGACGACCGTGATGAACTACGGCCTCGGCATCTACGTCGTGGAGCTGCCGTGCGGACGGTTCTGGGGTCATGACGGAGCGGTCTTCGGGGCGGGCGCCAACGTGTTGTCCAGTGTGGACGGCAAACGCCAGCTGGCCCTGACGTACAACTTGATGAAGTATCAGAAAGTTGGCACTGACGGGAAGTTGGAGCCCAGCCCCATAGATGCGGCGCTCAACGCATTCGCGTTGCAGGCGCTGTGCCCCGCGGGGACGGGGGAGCGGACGGCCGGGCCCGCCGCCCCGGCCGCACCGCTGCCGCGCACACAGGACCTCGCCCCGGCCACGGCCCCGCGCCGCTGA
- a CDS encoding PQQ-binding-like beta-propeller repeat protein: MVAGLLVVGGGVYFAVTGHKGGSPTAAPHASPTPSGPSDSPTVDQGDGKGTGIGGGDYDPNANIKAGEARVWLNENETPLTQSGAEQYGPWPVGDVMARALYKEVAGYGAADGKQRWKVTFDTPLCGVPRAPSAQNKLVVGLLENNNKGAHCTILQQVDLATGKAGWKTVRTEDRRGTAALTLQMAITGDTVAMAWAGGATGFSVVDGHKLYDVQKSGGCSSQAFAGGTRLISAGYCFNGADPHDQPGDLLQELDPATGKPKWSYQYDKSWRIGQVLSVDPLVVTALPHEGKTWKILVFAADGKLRSQTEPKFQLPGVCSGFGQSVDRLQDCYGAVADAQTLYLAGDGNETDVTKEADGTQIVAVDLNTGKEKWRASPPQTREVRPLAIEDGKLVVYLHAGHDLPAAVASVAPTGGAPQVLLQSPQAASGAERYFFFPRLAWSGGRVFVLSTLVKTPKAGDSSHAALSFGK; the protein is encoded by the coding sequence GTGGTGGCGGGACTTCTGGTGGTGGGCGGCGGGGTGTACTTCGCGGTCACCGGCCACAAGGGCGGGTCGCCGACCGCGGCGCCCCACGCCTCGCCCACCCCGTCAGGTCCGTCCGATTCGCCGACCGTCGACCAGGGCGACGGCAAGGGCACCGGTATAGGCGGCGGGGACTACGACCCCAACGCGAACATCAAGGCGGGCGAGGCGCGCGTCTGGCTCAACGAGAACGAAACCCCGCTCACCCAGAGCGGCGCCGAGCAGTACGGGCCCTGGCCGGTCGGTGACGTCATGGCCAGGGCGCTGTACAAGGAGGTCGCCGGGTACGGCGCGGCCGACGGCAAACAGCGCTGGAAGGTCACCTTCGACACCCCCCTGTGCGGTGTGCCGCGCGCCCCCTCCGCGCAGAACAAGCTGGTCGTCGGCCTCCTGGAGAACAACAACAAGGGCGCTCACTGCACCATCCTCCAGCAGGTCGACCTCGCCACCGGCAAGGCCGGCTGGAAGACCGTCAGGACCGAGGACCGCCGGGGCACTGCGGCGCTCACCCTTCAGATGGCGATCACGGGCGACACCGTCGCCATGGCGTGGGCGGGCGGCGCGACCGGGTTCTCAGTCGTCGACGGCCACAAGCTGTACGACGTCCAGAAGAGCGGCGGATGCTCCTCGCAGGCCTTCGCCGGAGGGACCCGGCTGATCAGTGCGGGCTACTGCTTCAACGGGGCCGATCCCCACGATCAGCCGGGCGACCTGCTCCAGGAACTCGACCCGGCGACGGGCAAACCCAAGTGGAGCTACCAGTACGACAAGAGCTGGCGCATCGGCCAGGTCCTCTCGGTGGATCCGCTGGTGGTGACCGCGCTGCCGCACGAAGGCAAGACGTGGAAGATCCTGGTCTTCGCCGCGGACGGAAAGCTCCGCTCCCAGACCGAGCCCAAGTTCCAGCTTCCCGGCGTGTGCAGCGGTTTCGGCCAGAGCGTGGACCGGCTCCAGGACTGCTACGGCGCGGTGGCCGACGCCCAGACCCTGTACCTCGCGGGCGACGGCAACGAGACCGACGTGACCAAAGAGGCCGACGGAACCCAGATCGTCGCCGTGGATCTGAACACCGGCAAGGAGAAGTGGCGCGCGAGCCCGCCCCAGACCCGCGAGGTGCGCCCGCTCGCCATCGAGGACGGCAAGCTCGTGGTGTATCTGCACGCCGGCCACGACCTGCCCGCGGCGGTCGCGAGCGTGGCGCCGACGGGCGGCGCCCCGCAGGTGCTGCTCCAGAGCCCGCAGGCCGCGTCGGGAGCCGAAAGGTATTTCTTCTTCCCCCGGCTCGCCTGGTCCGGCGGTCGTGTGTTCGTGCTCAGCACGCTCGTGAAGACCCCGAAGGCCGGCGACAGTTCGCACGCGGCGCTGTCCTTCGGCAAGTGA